TTCGCGTCAGGTCGAGCGCCGCCAGAAGGTAGAAGCCGGTCACGGGGCCGCTGGCGTCCTTGATCGTCGTCCAGGTGCTGCGCTCGCGCCAGGCCGGGTTTATCTTGCTCAGCGTCTCCTTTGCAGTGCCGGGCTCGGGCACGGGTTTGAGATTGCGTGCCGTGCTTGTCAGGATCGTGCGAAAGCCGTTCAGGGCATAATTGAGCCGCTTGGCCGCAATGGCGATGGTGCCGCCGGCGCGCGCTGCCTGGATGTCGCTTGCCAGCGCCGCATAGGCCTTTTCGTCCGGCAGGCCCTTGCCGTCCCAGTCGGCGAGAGCAGCGATGGTTTGCGGCAGAACCTGGCGCACCTCGCGGTCATCGACCGCGCGCCATAGCATGCCGGCGATGGGCCCGGCGAAAGTGAAGAGCAGGAAGACGAGAAGCGGCACTACCAGCGCCAATGCCTTGACCTGACGTGTCCGCTCCGCACGCCTCAATCGGCGCTTGAGAGACACCTCGGTCGACGCATTGGCGCCGGTCAGGAGCGCGTCCGTCATTAGTCGAGCCTTGCAGGGTGCGCTATTTCGCGGCCCATTTGTTGAAGCGCTCGGTCAGGCGGTCGATGTTCTCGAGCCAGAAGCCCTCGTTGATCTCGACCGCGTTCTTGATGTTGTCAGGCGCCGTCGGCAGGTCCTTCAGGACGGCGGGCGCAAGCCGTCCGGCGGCGTCCTTGTTGGAGGTGCCATAGGCGATGTTCTCCGACAGCTTCGACTGGTTCTCCGCCTTGCCGGCAAAATCCAGGAACTTGTAGGCGGCGTCCTTGTTCGGGCTGCCCTTCAGGATGACCCAGCTGTCGAGGGTGAAGAGCGCGCCGTCCCACACCATGCCGAAGTTCTTCTTCTCGTTCTTGTTCGCGGTGTCGATGCGGCCATTGTAGACCGAGGTCATCACCACCTCGCCGGAGGCAAGCAGTTGCGGCGGCTGGGCGCCGGCCTTCCACCAGACGATGTCGCCCTTGATGGTGTCGAGCTTCTTGAAGGCGCGCTCGACGCCTTCGTCGGTCGCCAGCACCTTGTAGACGTCCTTCGGCGCGACGCCGTCGGCCATCAGCGCGATCTCAAGCGTGGTCTTGGGGCCCTGACGCAAAGCGCGCTTGCCGGGAATCTTCTTGGTGTCGAAGAAGTCGGCCCAGCCGCTCGGGGCGTCCTTCAGCTTGTCCTTGTCGTAGCCGAGCACGAAATCGTAGAGGATGGCGCCGACGCCGCAAGCGTTGACCGACGGCGGGATGTAGGCGGCCTCACCGCCGATCCTGGAATAGTCCATCTTCTCGAACAGGCCTTCCTCGCAGCCGACCGCGAGCTCGTCGCTCTCGACCTGGACGACATCCCAGGTGGCCGCGCCGCCCTGCACCTTGGCGCGCAACACGCCGACGCCGCCGTCCCAGGACTCGTCGTTCATGGCGATGCCAGCGGTCTTCTTGAAGGGCTCGAAATAGACTTTCTTCTGCGCGTCCTGATACGCGCCGCCCCACGACACTACGGTGAGGTCACGTGCCTGCGCGACCGTCGCCAGCGCAGCGCTGGCGCTGAACGCCGCGGCGAACCCCAGAGCAATCTTGCCAATCTTGCGCTTCAGCATGGTCCTTGTTCCTTCTTCATGTGCGTTGCGTCGAGTGTTGATCGCTGGATCAGACGGGATCGAGGGCGAGGCAGTCCTCCGGACGGAAGGTGACGAAGACGTTTTCGCCGGGTGTCAGGCCCTCATGCGCACCCGGCTGAAGCTTGACCATGAACTCGGCGTTCCCCGAGACATCGAGCACGGCCAGCGCGTGGTCGCCGAGATAGATCGTGTTCTGCACCCTGGCCGGCAGTCGGTTCGGTCCATCGCTGGAGGCGCCATCCGCGACAATGGCGATCCGCTCCGGCCGCACCGACAGGGAGGTCGATGCGCCCGTACCTGAGACGTTGACTGCGCGTGCGGTCACGGCGCCGCCACCAGCGAGCGCAACCCGGCAATAGGTCTTGTCGATCGTCTCGACGGTGCCGGCGAGCACATTGTTCTCGCCGATGAAGTGGGCGACAAAACTGTTCACCGGACGCTCATACAGCGCGTCGGGCCTGTCGATCTGCTGCACGATGCCGTCGTTGAACACGGCGATGCGGTCCGACATGGTGAGCGCTTCGCTCTGGTCGTGGGTGACGTAGACGACGGTGATGCCCATCGTCTCGTGCAGTTGCTTGATCTCGAGCTGCATCTGCTCGCGCAGGCGCTTGTCCAGGGCGCCGAGCGGCTCGTCCATCAGCACGAGCTGCGGATTGAAGACCAGCGCGCGGGCCAGCGCGACGCGCTGCTGCTGACCGCCGGACAGCTGCCCGGGCCGCCGCTGCGCCAGCGTTTCCATCTTGATCATGCGCAACGCCGCGCCGACGCGTTCCTGCGCTTCGGCCTTGCCGGTTTTGCGAACGGAGAGCGGGAAGGCGATGTTCTCCGCGATCGTCAGGTGCGGAAACAGGGCATAGTTCTGGAACACCATGCCGATGTCGCGCTTGTGGGGCGGCACATTTTTGATCGGCCGGTCCGCGAGGTAGATCTCGCCCTGGGTCGGTACTTCGAAACCGGCCAGCATCATCAGCGTGGTCGTCTTGCCCGAGCCCGACGGGCCGAGCAGGGTCAGGAACTCGCCCTTCTTGATGTCGAGATCGAGGTTCTTCACCACGAGGTGCTCGCCATCATAGGTCTTCTGAATGCCGGAAAACCGCACCAGTGCCGGCGCAGGCGTCACCATGCCGGCTTCCATCTCGTCCTCGCGTCAATCAGCTACAGTGCTGCCAGCACCTCGTTCGAGGTTGCGTGAAACAGCTTAGCATCCTGCGACGAGAATGCCAGCCGCGCAAGCGACGAGAGAGCGCGCAAAGGCCCGCTACATCCCCGACAGCTTGCTCACGTACACGTTGAGCGAGCCGCCAGCTTCCGCGACCACGCGAAGCGTCTTGGAGTCGAAGGCGATGCCGGCAAGCGTCAGGCTGTCGATCTTGGCATCGACCTTGAGGCCGTCCTCGCTCTTCTGATAGTCGGCGATCGCGGCCGCGATCTTCTCGCGCGCGTTGGCGGCGATCGGCTTCAAATCGAGCGTCGCCTTCTGCACCAGCGCCTGCTGCATCTGCGGCACCACTGCGCGCGCGGCGGCGCCGAGCAGGCCAAAGGCCGCCTCGGATTCGACCGCGAGCTCGATGTCGGCGAGCCGCAAGGTCTGCTGGGCCTGGTCGAGCATCGGCCGGCCCCAGATGTGCACGGTCGCCTCGGCGCCGAGGCCGAACCAGCTCTTCTTTTCCTTGGCGCGGACCAGCAGCGAGATCAGCAGGCGCTCGCCTGACGGGATCACGTTGACGCTCTTCACCGTGACGTCCACCGGGCCGGAGCCGTCCTCGGGATAGGTGTGGCCGACCATCTGCGCCGCGATCAGCTTGTTGATCTCGGTGAAGGGCACGTCGATCGGCACGCCGATGTTCACGCCCGTGCCGGTCGGCGGCACGATCGAGATTTTTTCGGGGAACGGGCAGTCCGGCTTGGACGGCGCAGATGTGACGCGCGTCTCGAGCTCGAGCCCGAGCAGCAGCGTCACGGCCTGCGCATCGACGCGCGGCTGCGCCGCGATGGCGCGGGTCGGCTTCATCTCGAGCCAGAGCGGCGGCAGCGCGGCCGAGCTGCCTGAGCCTTGCAGCGGAATCGAGCGGCAGGCCTTGGCCCATTGCAGCTTCGCATTCTCCCGCAGCGAGGGATCGTTGCGGATGCGCTCGGAGACGGCGTTGATCTGCTCGCCGACGGTCTTGTCGATCAGCGGCTTGACCTGCGCGGGCACGTTGACCTTGGCGCCGGAGACGTTGAGGTTGGTGTCGCCGAGATTGACCTGGGCGCCGAGATTGGGCTCGAGGTGCCAGGCGGCGGCAAGCTTCGGGCGCGAGGTGACGACCACGTTGCCCTTGATCTCGGCGCTGGCGTTCAGATTCTTGATGTTGACCGCGCCGATCCGTTTCGCCGCGTCGCCGCCGAGCACGCTGCCGAGCGCATCGCCGAGTGCGCCGGTGGCCTTGGACGACAGCGAGCCCGTGACGTTCAGCTTGCCGCTGAGCGGCGTCGAGATCGTCAGCACGTCCTTGTCGCCGGTGGCCGCCATCGGGCCGCGCACGGCGGACCAGCCGATGTCGGCGTTCTCCAGGATCTGCGAGATCGGGTTGTCGGCCTTGCCGGCGAAATTGCGCGGCGCGGCTCGCTCGGCCTGCTCGCGGATCGCCGACAGCGCGATCGCGACCGGCGCCACCACGATCGAGCTCTTCGCGACCGGCGGCAGCGGCGGCAGCTGCGCGACCGGCGGTGCCGAATTCGTCGCGCGCGGCGACAGGAAGTCCATCGCCTTCAGGCTGATGAAGAACGACGCCGCGAGCACCGCCGCGGCGATCAGGATAGTCTTCAGGTTCAACGTCAGACGCATCAATCCCCCAAGCCGCCCCGGCGGGGATTTTACAGGGCGGGCGAGGAGGGCGCTAGAGCGCACCGATGGGGTGGAATTGGGGCAAATGTGTTAACGGTTGCTAACGCGCCGTTGCCGCGCATCGCGGGCCTAGGCGCGCCGCGGACGGCGGACCGCCCTTACATTGCCGCGATCTCCGCCACCGCAGTAGAAGCGATCCCCGCCGTCGGACTCAAGGCCCGAGACCATGGTGCCTGCGGGCAGGTCGAGCTGCTCCAGCACCTTGCCCGTGTCAGGATCGATCCGCCTGATGTCGCTGTCCTCGCCTTCCCAGGTGCCGTGCCAGAGCTCGCCGTCGACCCAGGTGACGCCGGTGACGAAGCGCTTGCTCTCGATGGTGCGGAGAACCTTGCCGGTTTCGGGATCGACCTGATGGATCTTGCGCTCGCGATATTGCCCGACCCAGAGCGAGCCCTCCGCCCAGGCAAGGCCGGAATCGCCACCGCCGCCGGGCGCGGGAATCGTGCCGAGCACCTTGCCGGTCGCGGCATCGATCTTCTGGATGCGGTCCTCGGCGATCTGGAACAGGTGGCGGCCGTCAAACGCCGTTCCTGCGTGCGCGGCGACATCGATCGTGCGCGCGACCTTGCCGCTGGCGGGATCGATCGCATTCAATCTGTCGCCGGATGCGAACCAGACATGGGTGCCGTCATAGGTGACGCCGTGCACGGCCTCGACACCCGCAAACGGCCCGTACTCCCTGACGATCTCGGCGGCTGAACGTTTCATGCGCATGGTCCCTGTGATGTGCTGCGACCTTACGTCCTCAGCAGCGGCGTGGGGAGTAACAAGCCTGTCGGGAAACCCGGGACAGGCGGGGTCATCCAGCGCCGCGCCCGTCCATGTCCGAACGACTGCACCTTGTTCGATCGCGCCAGCTCGTCGAGCGCCCGCTGCACGGTGCGCGCGCTGGTTCCGAGCGCCAGCGCGAGCGCCGAGCTCGACCACGGCTCGCCGTCGGCGAGAAAGGCGAGGACGGCCGCGTGCTTCTCCTCGACGGGCCGCGCCAGCACGAGAATGTCGCGCGTCTTGCGTGGCGCCAGCACAAAACCCTGCTTCGTCGCGCTGATCTCGGCCAGCGGTTTCAGCTTGGTGCGAAGCCGCCCGATCTCGACGCGCAGCCGCGCGCGATGCGATTCATCGGCGTGCTTGGCCCGGAACGCTCCTGATATCAGCATCTCTCGCGAGACATCCGCAGGCCAGGCCTGGGCCAGGAGACGCGCGAGCGCGAACAGCACCGGGCGGGTCCCGAACGACACGGCGACGCCTTGCCGGCGCACGACGTGATGGAAGGTGTCCACGACGAGCGCCGTCGAGGTCGCCAGTCTTTCGACCTCTCCCAGCAACAACGGGTGTTCGCTGCCGCCCGCGATCAGGCGGGCGGCCGGCGTGTCGAGGATGAGGTTCGCGCTGTCGACCTCGGCCAGGAGCGCCGGGATCTTCGCCTGCCGCGCTGCGCGCGCCGCGCGGCCGAGCGCCGCGCGCGCGTCCTTGGTTTTGAGCCGCCTGATTGCGATGCCGGCGGCGACGAGTTCGCGGATGGCCTGAGACGCAGGCGGAAGCGGGGGAGCGCCAAGGCCGGCCAGCGTCCGCTCGGCCTCGTCGACGCGTCCGACGAGGAGCAGGCGCCGCGCCTCGATGTGGCCCGCATGCGCGGCGTTGGCGAGATCGCCGTGCTGTTGCAGCGTTGCGCGCGCGGCCGCGAGCGCCTTCACCGGCCAGCTCAGGTCGCGCGAGACCAGCGCAATCTCGGCCTCGGCCACGACGCATCTTGCCCGCGCCACCGCCTCGCGCGGACCGAACGCGCGCGCGGCGTTCCGCAGCAGCGCCTTCGCCTTGGCGAGATCGCCGAGCTGCGCCATCGCGATGCCGCGCAGCGCGAGCGAGGGGGCGTCGTTGCGCAGCGCCACGCGGTTCAGCGCGCCGAGCGGATCGCCGGCCTCCAACGCACGCGCCGCGGCCGTGATCAGCGATTCCATTCAAATCCCGCCACACTTGTTACTCCCACCGCGCAACCGCGAGGTGCCAGAAATCGTTGACGGCCGACACGATGCGGCAAAGGGGCGAGCGGTTCCGCGTCTGGGAGACGCGGAAGGGCCGTCCAAAGAAGACGTCAAGCAAGAGTTTTGGAGAACCATGATGACTTCAGCAGACAAACAGACCGCCATGCAAACACCGCCGGTGGTGTCGCCGCAGGACTGGGAGGCCGCCCGTCAGCAACTGCTCGTGAAGGAAAAGGCGCACACCCGTGCCCGCGATGCCCTGGCCGCCGAGCGCCGGCGCATGCCGTGGATGGAAGTGACCAAAACTTATGCGTTCGAGGGGCCCGGCGGCAAGGTCAGTCTGACTGATCTGTTCCAGGGCCGGCGGCAGTTGATCGTGTACCGCGCCTTCTTCGAGCCCGGCGTGTTCGGCTGGCCCGATCATGCCTGCCGGGGCTGCTCCATGGTGGCCGACCAGGTCGCCCATGTCTCGCACCTGAACGCCCGCGATACCACGCTGGTGTTCGCCTCGCGCGCGCCGCAGGTCGACATCGCGAGGCTGAAGAAGCGGATGGGCTGGGAGATCCCGTGGGTCACCGTCACCGACAGTTTCGACAAAGATTTCGGCGTCGACGAATGGCACGGCACCAACGTGTTCTACCGCGACGGCAACCGCATCTTCCGCACCTATTTCATCAAGAGCCGCGGCGACGAGCAGATGGGCGGCACCTGGAACTATCTCGACATCACCCCGCTCGGCCGCCAGGAGGTCTGGGAGGATTCGCCGGCAGGCTATCCGCAGACGCCGACCTACAAATGGTGGAACTGGCACGACAGCTACGCGGAAGGTGCTGCGCCCGACAAGAAATGGGTCGAAGTCACGGACGCCGGCGAAAAGGCGTTTCGCAAGGAGGCCGCGGAAGGCCGTGACTAGTCCCGTCAGCGCAACCGCCGGCGCAGGCCGCGATGGCGTCGTGGCCGTGCGCCACCTCGCCAGATGGCTCGGTTTGGCAGCCACGCCGACCTTCGCGATCATGGCCGTGCTGACCGCCGCGCTCGGCGGCGGCCCGGCGGACATGCTGTGCGGCGCCGGGCAGGGGTCTCTGCTCGGCGGCATGGTGCCGATGTATCTCTTGATGAGCGCGTTTCATTCGGCCGCGTGGCTGAAGCTGATCTCGGAGCGACGACGCGCCATCCGGTGAGAACCGGATGGCTTTTGTCACTTGCCGCTTCGGTTAAAGAACAAGGCCATCAGGATCTCATCGAAGTATCGGCCGTCCAGCTTGAGGGCTTCCACCTCGCGGCCGTACTCAACGAACCCGGCGGCCGTGTAGAGCCGGATAGCGGCCGCATTCTCGCTGACGACGGCAAGCTGGAGCTGTTCGACCCGCTCTGCGGCATGTGCCGCAAGCGCGTCGACGAGACGTCGCGCCACGCCGGATTTTCGCGCGTGGGGGCGTACATACATGCCCCAGAGAACGGCCTTGTGCTCGGTCTTCGCGCCTTCTTGCCGCCAGAAGCCGGCGACGCCGACAAGCTCCTCCGCGATAAAGGCGCCGAAGACGTCCGACGTCGTGAGACGCTCCTCGAACCAGGCAAGCGGCTTGTCCTGCTCGCGCGCGAACGTGCTGGCAAAGGCCTCGAGATGCGCGGCGAGGGCTTCCAGCCTGATGGCGCGGTAGAGAGCCGCATCGGTTGGCGTGAGCAGTCGGATCATGACGAAGCCAGGTGCGCCAGCGGCAGGGGCGCTCCGGCCTTGAGCGTCTGCAGCGCGATGCTGCTGCGAACTTCCCGCACGATCGGCAGATTGAGCAGCTT
This is a stretch of genomic DNA from Bradyrhizobium sp. CB2312. It encodes these proteins:
- a CDS encoding ABC transporter substrate-binding protein, yielding MLKRKIGKIALGFAAAFSASAALATVAQARDLTVVSWGGAYQDAQKKVYFEPFKKTAGIAMNDESWDGGVGVLRAKVQGGAATWDVVQVESDELAVGCEEGLFEKMDYSRIGGEAAYIPPSVNACGVGAILYDFVLGYDKDKLKDAPSGWADFFDTKKIPGKRALRQGPKTTLEIALMADGVAPKDVYKVLATDEGVERAFKKLDTIKGDIVWWKAGAQPPQLLASGEVVMTSVYNGRIDTANKNEKKNFGMVWDGALFTLDSWVILKGSPNKDAAYKFLDFAGKAENQSKLSENIAYGTSNKDAAGRLAPAVLKDLPTAPDNIKNAVEINEGFWLENIDRLTERFNKWAAK
- a CDS encoding ABC transporter ATP-binding protein, whose amino-acid sequence is MEAGMVTPAPALVRFSGIQKTYDGEHLVVKNLDLDIKKGEFLTLLGPSGSGKTTTLMMLAGFEVPTQGEIYLADRPIKNVPPHKRDIGMVFQNYALFPHLTIAENIAFPLSVRKTGKAEAQERVGAALRMIKMETLAQRRPGQLSGGQQQRVALARALVFNPQLVLMDEPLGALDKRLREQMQLEIKQLHETMGITVVYVTHDQSEALTMSDRIAVFNDGIVQQIDRPDALYERPVNSFVAHFIGENNVLAGTVETIDKTYCRVALAGGGAVTARAVNVSGTGASTSLSVRPERIAIVADGASSDGPNRLPARVQNTIYLGDHALAVLDVSGNAEFMVKLQPGAHEGLTPGENVFVTFRPEDCLALDPV
- a CDS encoding DUF4403 family protein, with the translated sequence MRLTLNLKTILIAAAVLAASFFISLKAMDFLSPRATNSAPPVAQLPPLPPVAKSSIVVAPVAIALSAIREQAERAAPRNFAGKADNPISQILENADIGWSAVRGPMAATGDKDVLTISTPLSGKLNVTGSLSSKATGALGDALGSVLGGDAAKRIGAVNIKNLNASAEIKGNVVVTSRPKLAAAWHLEPNLGAQVNLGDTNLNVSGAKVNVPAQVKPLIDKTVGEQINAVSERIRNDPSLRENAKLQWAKACRSIPLQGSGSSAALPPLWLEMKPTRAIAAQPRVDAQAVTLLLGLELETRVTSAPSKPDCPFPEKISIVPPTGTGVNIGVPIDVPFTEINKLIAAQMVGHTYPEDGSGPVDVTVKSVNVIPSGERLLISLLVRAKEKKSWFGLGAEATVHIWGRPMLDQAQQTLRLADIELAVESEAAFGLLGAAARAVVPQMQQALVQKATLDLKPIAANAREKIAAAIADYQKSEDGLKVDAKIDSLTLAGIAFDSKTLRVVAEAGGSLNVYVSKLSGM
- a CDS encoding PQQ-binding-like beta-propeller repeat protein, which produces MKRSAAEIVREYGPFAGVEAVHGVTYDGTHVWFASGDRLNAIDPASGKVARTIDVAAHAGTAFDGRHLFQIAEDRIQKIDAATGKVLGTIPAPGGGGDSGLAWAEGSLWVGQYRERKIHQVDPETGKVLRTIESKRFVTGVTWVDGELWHGTWEGEDSDIRRIDPDTGKVLEQLDLPAGTMVSGLESDGGDRFYCGGGDRGNVRAVRRPRRA
- a CDS encoding helix-turn-helix domain-containing protein, whose translation is MESLITAAARALEAGDPLGALNRVALRNDAPSLALRGIAMAQLGDLAKAKALLRNAARAFGPREAVARARCVVAEAEIALVSRDLSWPVKALAAARATLQQHGDLANAAHAGHIEARRLLLVGRVDEAERTLAGLGAPPLPPASQAIRELVAAGIAIRRLKTKDARAALGRAARAARQAKIPALLAEVDSANLILDTPAARLIAGGSEHPLLLGEVERLATSTALVVDTFHHVVRRQGVAVSFGTRPVLFALARLLAQAWPADVSREMLISGAFRAKHADESHRARLRVEIGRLRTKLKPLAEISATKQGFVLAPRKTRDILVLARPVEEKHAAVLAFLADGEPWSSSALALALGTSARTVQRALDELARSNKVQSFGHGRARRWMTPPVPGFPTGLLLPTPLLRT
- a CDS encoding DUF899 domain-containing protein, whose product is MMTSADKQTAMQTPPVVSPQDWEAARQQLLVKEKAHTRARDALAAERRRMPWMEVTKTYAFEGPGGKVSLTDLFQGRRQLIVYRAFFEPGVFGWPDHACRGCSMVADQVAHVSHLNARDTTLVFASRAPQVDIARLKKRMGWEIPWVTVTDSFDKDFGVDEWHGTNVFYRDGNRIFRTYFIKSRGDEQMGGTWNYLDITPLGRQEVWEDSPAGYPQTPTYKWWNWHDSYAEGAAPDKKWVEVTDAGEKAFRKEAAEGRD
- a CDS encoding GNAT family N-acetyltransferase, whose product is MIRLLTPTDAALYRAIRLEALAAHLEAFASTFAREQDKPLAWFEERLTTSDVFGAFIAEELVGVAGFWRQEGAKTEHKAVLWGMYVRPHARKSGVARRLVDALAAHAAERVEQLQLAVVSENAAAIRLYTAAGFVEYGREVEALKLDGRYFDEILMALFFNRSGK